In Ruania zhangjianzhongii, the following proteins share a genomic window:
- a CDS encoding GNAT family N-acetyltransferase, producing the protein MPTVQLTDPQTVTEAELTTLYDAVGWSAYTREPAMLLAAVRGSHRVALARAEGVLVGLARTISDAVTIVYLQDVLVHPHWQRRGLGRRLVQEVLAADPHVRQRVLLTDADPAQRAFYTALGFTETHDHDPELRAFVQLTV; encoded by the coding sequence GTGCCGACAGTGCAGCTCACCGACCCGCAGACCGTGACCGAGGCCGAGCTGACTACTTTGTACGACGCGGTCGGCTGGTCCGCGTATACCCGCGAGCCGGCGATGCTGCTGGCCGCAGTGCGTGGCTCGCACCGGGTGGCGCTCGCACGTGCGGAGGGCGTGCTGGTCGGGCTGGCCCGCACCATCTCCGACGCCGTCACGATCGTCTACCTGCAGGATGTGCTGGTGCATCCACACTGGCAGCGCCGCGGGCTCGGCCGGCGCCTGGTGCAGGAGGTGCTCGCCGCGGACCCACACGTGCGTCAGCGGGTGCTGCTCACCGACGCCGATCCGGCCCAGCGCGCCTTCTACACAGCGTTGGGGTTCACCGAGACTCATGACCACGATCCGGAGCTGCGCGCCTTCGTGCAGCTCACTGTGTGA
- a CDS encoding formylglycine-generating enzyme family protein, with protein sequence MSSCCAPMRDEGAKKQPTAEGPVSVDLALGSASGERHGIEQAVVPAQTFQMGDADGVGYPADGETPVHPVRLEEFSIDATSVTNADFARFVAATGYRTEAESFGFSAVFHLALAAPKEAVMGPATGTPWWYGVQGADWAHPGGPDSSIEGVEDHPVVHVSWNDAAAYCAWAGRALPTEAQWEAASRGGIDGVRYPWGGEFPGKGGKWRANIWQGDFPRSNTTEDGFLTTAPVRTFSPNAYGLWQTVGNVWEWCADWFNARYYARSPEHEPAGAKIGTARVMRGGSYLCHDSYCNRYRNAARSSNTPDSSMGNAGFRTVAARG encoded by the coding sequence GTGTCTTCGTGTTGTGCGCCGATGCGCGATGAAGGGGCGAAGAAGCAGCCGACGGCGGAGGGGCCGGTCTCCGTTGATCTCGCGCTGGGTAGCGCCTCGGGGGAGCGGCACGGCATCGAGCAGGCGGTGGTTCCGGCGCAGACCTTCCAGATGGGCGATGCGGACGGTGTGGGCTACCCAGCGGACGGGGAGACGCCGGTGCACCCGGTGCGCCTGGAGGAGTTCAGCATCGACGCCACCAGCGTCACCAACGCCGATTTTGCCCGCTTCGTGGCCGCGACCGGGTACCGCACCGAAGCGGAGTCGTTCGGATTCTCCGCAGTGTTCCACCTGGCACTCGCCGCTCCGAAGGAGGCTGTGATGGGCCCGGCCACCGGAACACCGTGGTGGTACGGCGTCCAGGGCGCCGACTGGGCACACCCGGGCGGCCCGGACTCCTCGATCGAGGGCGTCGAGGACCACCCGGTGGTGCACGTGTCCTGGAACGACGCCGCGGCCTACTGCGCGTGGGCCGGGCGCGCGCTGCCCACCGAGGCGCAGTGGGAGGCAGCCAGCCGAGGCGGCATCGACGGCGTCCGGTACCCCTGGGGAGGGGAGTTTCCGGGCAAGGGCGGAAAGTGGCGTGCGAACATCTGGCAGGGCGACTTCCCACGCTCGAATACGACCGAGGACGGGTTCCTCACCACCGCGCCGGTGCGCACCTTCTCCCCGAATGCCTACGGCCTGTGGCAGACCGTGGGCAACGTGTGGGAGTGGTGCGCGGACTGGTTCAACGCCCGCTACTACGCCCGCTCACCCGAGCATGAGCCGGCCGGGGCCAAGATCGGCACCGCCCGGGTGATGCGTGGCGGTTCCTACCTGTGCCACGACTCCTACTGCAACAGGTACCGCAACGCCGCCCGCTCCTCGAACACCCCGGACTCCTCGATGGGGAACGCCGGGTTCCGGACGGTCGCGGCGCGGGGCTGA
- a CDS encoding SOS response-associated peptidase produces MCGRYASFREAQDLADAFDVEEISAAAREAPASYNVAPTDGVRVVIERTPKATGDGAASPGQGGSPAQEHSSQSGRASTPAEEYGAAGEAGNSSAQASAPVRRELHLARWGLVPGWAKDLSVGSRMFNARSDSLATKRSFSPSLAKRRCLVVADGYYEWLKEEAPGQSKPKRTPFYIHRTDGAPIAFAGLYAWWPDPTKDKGDPDRWVLSTTIVTTDAHGGLEQIHDREPVVLAEAGARAWLTPEISGADEALAVLTREGPALSWYEVSSRVGSVRNNDASLIDAV; encoded by the coding sequence ATGTGCGGACGGTACGCCTCATTTCGGGAGGCGCAGGACTTGGCCGACGCGTTCGACGTCGAGGAGATCAGCGCGGCCGCACGCGAGGCACCGGCTAGCTATAACGTCGCGCCTACCGATGGGGTCCGGGTGGTCATCGAGCGCACCCCCAAGGCCACCGGCGACGGCGCAGCCTCACCTGGCCAAGGCGGCTCACCTGCCCAGGAACACAGCTCGCAGAGCGGGCGTGCCAGCACGCCTGCCGAGGAATACGGTGCCGCCGGCGAGGCGGGCAACAGTTCTGCTCAGGCCTCCGCGCCGGTACGGCGGGAGTTGCACCTGGCGCGCTGGGGGCTGGTGCCCGGCTGGGCGAAGGATCTGAGCGTGGGTTCACGGATGTTCAACGCCCGCTCGGACTCGCTGGCCACGAAGCGCTCGTTCTCGCCCTCCTTGGCGAAGCGGCGCTGCCTGGTGGTGGCCGACGGCTATTACGAGTGGCTGAAGGAGGAGGCGCCCGGGCAGTCCAAGCCCAAGCGCACCCCGTTCTACATCCACCGCACCGACGGCGCCCCGATCGCCTTCGCCGGCCTCTATGCCTGGTGGCCGGACCCGACTAAGGACAAGGGCGACCCGGACCGCTGGGTGCTGTCCACGACCATCGTCACTACCGACGCCCACGGCGGTCTGGAGCAGATCCACGACCGGGAGCCGGTGGTGCTCGCCGAGGCAGGGGCCCGTGCCTGGCTCACGCCCGAGATCAGCGGTGCGGATGAGGCGCTGGCAGTGCTGACCCGAGAGGGTCCGGCGCTGAGCTGGTACGAGGTGTCCTCGC